The Nymphaea colorata isolate Beijing-Zhang1983 chromosome 5, ASM883128v2, whole genome shotgun sequence DNA segment TCTATAATATGAAAATCATTTAGATTTTTGCTCTCTTTCCAATTGATTTGCAAACACCAGTTGAATAATACTTCCTTTTGATCACATAATTAGCTTCATGTTCAATTAAGAAATTATCTGACCATCGTCACCCTTCCTGACTTACATAACCTTGAAATATTTTACCACGTTCTAAGGGATAACTATATAAAGTATACTTTGTATACCTCCTTACTACACAACTCAATATGTATGACTTATCTAATTGAGTACAAAATCTTCCACAAATTGCACCTGCTCTCTTTTAACGACTTTTGCCACACTATGCTACCAGCACATATATAAATCTATGCAAATACGAGTGCCTTCAAGATAACTATGAGGGACGTCTACCAAACTACTTAACCAACAAAATTGTAAAGATAAAATTGACCCTTCGGTTATGACTACTCACCCAATtggttttacatttttaaaaatttacctaaCTCAACTAATTTTGCAAAAGGAGAACAACAGTAAGCCCAAGAAGGTCATGAATCGCCACGAATGGATGGTTCGGCAATTCTCATTCACAATGTGGAGATGTATACTTTGCCCTTTCCTTCACTATAGTTACTTTCGTCTTATCAAAGGAAGTCATCAAAGTTTTATCTTAAATTGCCTGTTAAAAAAGAATGTTTCAAAGCATAATGATCTCTGCAATAATTGAATGAAATGTCTACAAAAGCTGACTTCCCTAATTATGTTtatatccacacacacacacacatatatatatgtgattgGTGGCTTAGCTGTTGCTTCATAAAACATGGCAAAATGAAACCTCAAATCTTACAGTTCTAACAAAGCCAATTGTATTCTAATTTATTGGATGTCACTACATTCTGTATCAGCGCTTCAGCAGTTGACTGATTTTTTAAAGCCCTTAGCCAACACTTTGTAATTTGTAGCACTTAGCACAACTAATATAGTAAAGGAAATTGACACCTCCCAGCACAGCGAGCATCCAGTAGACATTGTCAAGATGCCCCTGGTTTATATCATCGTTAAGCCATTCTGTTGCTTTTCCAACCAGATCTACAACAGTTGCACTCAAGTAAAACCCAATTCCCATTGTCAATGACATCATGGAGGTGCCTGTGTTCTTAAGTGATGCTGGGAATTCTTGGTAGTACAAACTCACTTGCCCTGGATAGTAGAAAGCTGAGGCAGCTCCAATGAGAGCAAGTGGTGGCATTAGCCAAAGGGCTGTCATTGGTGCCATTACCTCAGGCCCATCTCCAAGCCCATGTATATGCACTGCTTGCAGCCTCCTTCTTTCAACATATGCCATGGCAGCCAAGCCAACAATGTTTACAACATGTCCTACACCAATAAGATTAAGGATTGTAGGGGACCGACGGGTAATGATTCGGCAAAATGTGTAAAAGAATCTGTCGATTATTGGTAGGAAGATCACCATgctgacaaaaacaaaaacctggAAAGAAGCAGCAGGGATCTTAAAGTGACGACTTAAAGAGCGGTCCATTGTAAGGGCCTGCAAAATTGTGAGATTAGCCTGAATGCCAGTGGCAACATTGAGGAAGATCCCAGTGGACCACAGAGGAAACAATTTGAGCAAAGTCTTGAGGTCCTCAACTTCTCGGATGGTGCAGAGTCTCCAGGACTTTGCTATTGAGCCATCTGAATGGATGTCACCCTCTGTTATGACAGCTGCTTTGTTGATGAATCTGTAGAAATAAGAAAGctttcatcatttttaaaaGAAGGTACTGTAAGGATTGATGTCACAAGCTGGGGTCTAGTTTAGGAACCACTACCATTATACATAAGGTGTAAATGCTTTGGTTTGAGATTTAATCAGGATTTCCTGTCTCTCAATTTTTCTTGGTAAGAATctgatttcctttgtttttagCTTGAACTGAATCTAAAACAGTTTCCACCTAAAATGTGATGACCAAACAAGTTTTACATCATAAGACAAGCTAAACGGTCTTGGATATTGATGAAATCAGTATCATCAAGCGGCATGTGTTGTACCTCAAGCTAGAAGTCGGTTCTGGATGCTTGGCCTTTGAATCATTCCCATAATAGTAATTCCCTTCATTCACTGATAATCTAGCTATATTCTTCCGAACTGCACTGACTACAACATGTGCTAAGCTAACAAAAGGACTGCCTTTTGGCCTCACGTTCCGGTAGCTGCTTTTGCATATAACAAACAGGATGAAACTAATTGCATTGAGCACTGTACAAGCTCCATAGCCCCAGTTCCATCCCACATTGTCCATGATGTAAACAACTGCTGTGAATGCGACGACCATTCCAATTGTGCTTGAGAAGAAGAACCAGTTGACGAAAACTTCCTGatcctttttcttattaaacTGGTTCGCGCCCATTGCCACAAAGGTGAAGCTTGTACCAGCGGCACCAACGATTGTTACTCCAAAGGCTAAGCACAGAAAGGAAAACTGAAGCGGCGAGGGGGGCTGACATGGGCCCAATGAATGATCACATGAAGGTGGCCCTAGTGATGGCACCACTGTAGTGAACGTTAACAACAGAGTCCCCTGCAAATTGAAAAATTCCTCAGCCTAAAATAAGTTGCTGGAGAATCGGGAAGAATATGGGACGCAAATGCATGCTGACCAAGAAGAATCATCAGATATTATTTTCCGTTCTATCTGTATCACATGATATCTGGGATGATTTGCCTACCGATTTATGGAGAACATGCAACCGCCAGACTCTGTTCTTCCTTCGTGCTTTGAATATTAATTTGATTTACCCAGTTAGGTCCATGTGGATGGGTGCAGAAGGATGTAACTGAATCGGATCCGGTATCAGAGTTTGTTCATGGTTCATTCAGTTATAGTCTATGTTAAAAGAGAATGATCCTAATCCGACGCATTTTCACCCTCATGGATTCTTCATGGTTCATTCAGTTATGtgttgggaaaaaaaaagaaagaaagaagaagcctGATACATCGGCAgcttataaaagaaagaaataatatcTTTTGTTAGAACCTGTGATTCAATTGAGCGTGGTTTTGGATTTTTGGGGGGTGTTATGAAAACCGGTTCGCTGGTTCTTCAGTCGAATCGGCCAAGTTGTTTATTTGGTGAATCGACCGATGTTGAAACCGTTcaggaaaagacaaaaaaataagaaaatagatacaatttttttttgagaaaagtgaacacaaaaaattatacatcgataaaaaaatttaaaaaaagaactttttaaaataatttattacCTGACGCATGCCACTCTTGAATCGCCCACCCAATTAGACCGATTCAGTTTGAGTTTTATAACATTGATTTTCGTTTTTTGTGGTGCACCAAATTCCAGTACAGAATCCGCTTATCCCCTGCACATACACTGTCAGCACTGCAAACTACTGACGTCCTTACTCCTTGCAATAATTTGAAATATAACGTTTAATGATGCCTTTCTTATTCCAAAACAGGAGAAATAATTGACTCACTGACTAAAAGCAATGAAATTTCAAGAACACAAGACTGAATCTGTATACTGTCCACGAATCCGTCCATGGCCATGTTGTGAGCTGATCGTGAGATTAGCTTTTTGGCCACACCATGCAGAATTCTCGAGATTGAGGGGAAAACTGAATTGagtgaaagggaaaaaacacTAGATTCAACACAATACATACCAGGGAAGAGATAAGGGTGGATATGGCGATGGTTGAGAAGCACCCCAGGTAGGAATCGCACAGGACGGCGCCGGCAACCGGCGTCAAGTTCATGAGCGAGTTGATTATGTTGGTAATTTGGGACGCCCTGATACTGTTGATGTTGAACTTATGATCGAGGAACTGCAAGAGGTCTGTGGTTACTCCATAAATGGCAATAGTTGAGCTAAATGAACAGCCTGCagttgaaaatgaatgataatGAGAATATTGATTCTGCTGTACTGCTATCAGACGATGAAGCTTCTATAGGCTGAAAAGCCGCTGATTATTCTAATGAAGAGCATGTGGTTGTGAGGAGAAAGCCGGTGGAGGCTGGCGGAGATGAAGACACACCGATTCCGGTTGTAACTCTGCAACTCTGCACTCTGAAATTTTGTCTACCGTTTTCTCTCAAGGCAGGGGATGGCTCTAGGTTCAACTCTCAGGGGTTAGATCTGTTATGTTTCTTGGTCCTCGAAGGGTTCCTCATGGTATCAGACggataaaagaaaaggaagctgTGAGAGTTCAGTGCCAGGCATTCATACCCCTGATCGGAAAAGTAAAAATTTCGGCTGCTGGAGGCTTACCGATAATCATAAGTGCCGGAATCCATCCACCATCTCTCCTAAAAGTAGATGGTTGATCCGTTTGCCCTTCCAGTGTTTCCATGGGAAGAGCTGATGTGTTGCCATCGGGGGCTGGAGAAGCCATGCttgtttctcctcttcttctccttctgcTCCTTCTCCTGGCTCTCTACTTATTTCAGTGAGGACATCGCCACATGCAACTATGTAAGAGCGTGTAGGAATTGACTTGGAGAACCACTTGACTTCCTATATCTCCGTGACACTGAACCCATAGCATTTAGAACTTACCGTGGTTGAAGAATTACAGGTTTTTCTCTTCCTGCTCATAAATCAGAATTCCCTTCATTGCAAAAGCTGTGTTCTTCCTTTCTCCGGCCCAAAATTGTCAGGTTCTTGGTGGGTCATTTTAAGTTGAACTAAAAATACTGCCATTGAATTCGAATAGATCAGTTAGCCGCGTGCTGTTGAATCTGGATGGGAAAAAGTTATGGTAATAATAGACAACTGAAAATGATAATGTATTTAGCTAGCGACAATACCATTTTATACATAAAAGAGCAGAAAGCAAAAATTAGAGTAATAGAAGACAAATATTTTTAAGTGACAAAACCACTTTATACTAAGAGCAGTTACTTTTGGGTCAGATACTGGCCCAAAATCTGCTCTGAATCCAAAGTAGAACCAAATAAACCAAATCCGCTCTGACATTTGTTGTCCTTTTATTTAGTGATTCAGATCTGGAAACAATGTGGGGCCTCTTATAATAGACTACAAGTTTCCAAATGCacattttggatttgaatattaaaaataaacctACTTCCTGTTTCCTATCATTTGTGATATTCAATTCAATTTAGTTTGGACTTTGGAAAGTGAAGATTAGTGTGCTGAGCTTCCCAATGTCATGCAGCAGGAAAAAAACTCCACAGCAACTTGCTT contains these protein-coding regions:
- the LOC116255059 gene encoding protein NRT1/ PTR FAMILY 2.6-like isoform X3, which translates into the protein MRQGTLLLTFTTVVPSLGPPSCDHSLGPCQPPSPLQFSFLCLAFGVTIVGAAGTSFTFVAMGANQFNKKKDQEVFVNWFFFSSTIGMVVAFTAVVYIMDNVGWNWGYGACTVLNAISFILFVICKSSYRNVRPKGSPFVSLAHVVVSAVRKNIARLSVNEGNYYYGNDSKAKHPEPTSSLRFINKAAVITEGDIHSDGSIAKSWRLCTIREVEDLKTLLKLFPLWSTGIFLNVATGIQANLTILQALTMDRSLSRHFKIPAASFQVFVFVSMVIFLPIIDRFFYTFCRIITRRSPTILNLIGVGHVVNIVGLAAMAYVERRRLQAVHIHGLGDGPEVMAPMTALWLMPPLALIGAASAFYYPGQVSLYYQEFPASLKNTGTSMMSLTMGIGFYLSATVVDLVGKATEWLNDDINQGHLDNVYWMLAVLGGVNFLYYISCAKCYKLQSVG
- the LOC116255059 gene encoding protein NRT1/ PTR FAMILY 2.6-like isoform X2, encoding MASPAPDGNTSALPMETLEGQTDQPSTFRRDGGWIPALMIIGCSFSSTIAIYGVTTDLLQFLDHKFNINSIRASQITNIINSLMNLTPVAGAVLCDSYLGCFSTIAISTLISSLGTLLLTFTTVVPSLGPPSCDHSLGPCQPPSPLQFSFLCLAFGVTIVGAAGTSFTFVAMGANQFNKKKDQEVFVNWFFFSSTIGMVVAFTAVVYIMDNVGWNWGYGACTVLNAISFILFVICKSSYRNVRPKGSPFVSLAHVVVSAVRKNIARLSVNEGNYYYGNDSKAKHPEPTSSLRFINKAAVITEGDIHSDGSIAKSWRLCTIREVEDLKTLLKLFPLWSTGIFLNVATGIQANLTILQALTMDRSLSRHFKIPAASFQVFVFVSMVIFLPIIDRFFYTFCRIITRRSPTILNLIGVGHVVNIVGLAAMAYVERRRLQAVHIHGLGDGPEVMAPMTALWLMPPLALIGAASAFYYPGQVSLYYQEFPASLKNTGTSMMSLTMGIGFYLSATVVDLVGKATEWLNDDINQGHLDNVYWMLAVLGGVNFLYYISCAKCYKLQSVG
- the LOC116255059 gene encoding protein NRT1/ PTR FAMILY 2.6-like isoform X1, producing the protein MSRKRKTCNSSTTRARRRSRRRRRGETSMASPAPDGNTSALPMETLEGQTDQPSTFRRDGGWIPALMIIGCSFSSTIAIYGVTTDLLQFLDHKFNINSIRASQITNIINSLMNLTPVAGAVLCDSYLGCFSTIAISTLISSLGTLLLTFTTVVPSLGPPSCDHSLGPCQPPSPLQFSFLCLAFGVTIVGAAGTSFTFVAMGANQFNKKKDQEVFVNWFFFSSTIGMVVAFTAVVYIMDNVGWNWGYGACTVLNAISFILFVICKSSYRNVRPKGSPFVSLAHVVVSAVRKNIARLSVNEGNYYYGNDSKAKHPEPTSSLRFINKAAVITEGDIHSDGSIAKSWRLCTIREVEDLKTLLKLFPLWSTGIFLNVATGIQANLTILQALTMDRSLSRHFKIPAASFQVFVFVSMVIFLPIIDRFFYTFCRIITRRSPTILNLIGVGHVVNIVGLAAMAYVERRRLQAVHIHGLGDGPEVMAPMTALWLMPPLALIGAASAFYYPGQVSLYYQEFPASLKNTGTSMMSLTMGIGFYLSATVVDLVGKATEWLNDDINQGHLDNVYWMLAVLGGVNFLYYISCAKCYKLQSVG